TCTAAGCAACGTTCTTCTAATAAACTGTAAATGCATACACAGGGCAAAGACGTTAAAAGGTTACCGccattgattatttatttgaagcaTGAAAGGAATTTGTCGTTACTGTAGTAAGTGGTATGCACAGTGAAATCACTGTTCTGAGTGGGTCAGAACGACAAAGGTACGGAGCATAGCAATGGCAAGTGGGTGGGCGGTGTGCCCAACTCAGCCGGAGCCGCTGAAACTCACTgctccttttctcttttcatccTTCAATTTCCTCTTATTAAATGCAGCTCCTCCCTCCCCAACTTTGCACcatattcaaatcaaaatccatCGCCGGAAGttgattttctctctcctaggGCTTCGATTTTCGATTTCTCTGTCATTATGGCGAAGAATGCAGCGGAACGCGGCTCGTTCTCGGCGAAGGACTACCACGATCCACCACCGGCGCCGCTCATCGATGCCGTGGAGATTACGAAATGGTCGTTTTACAGAGCTCTGATTGCGGAGTTCATAGCCACTCTGCTTTTCCTGTACGTCACTGTGTTGACGGTGATCGGCTACAAATCGCAGACGGATCATACCGGCAACAAGAACAATGATGCTTGCGGTGGCGTTGGGATTCT
The genomic region above belongs to Cucurbita pepo subsp. pepo cultivar mu-cu-16 unplaced genomic scaffold, ASM280686v2 Cp4.1_scaffold004108, whole genome shotgun sequence and contains:
- the LOC111787014 gene encoding probable aquaporin PIP2-2; the protein is MAKNAAERGSFSAKDYHDPPPAPLIDAVEITKWSFYRALIAEFIATLLFLYVTVLTVIGYKSQTDHTGNKNNDACGGVGILGIAWAFGGMIFVLVYCTAGISGSSFS